One window of the Ictidomys tridecemlineatus isolate mIctTri1 chromosome 11, mIctTri1.hap1, whole genome shotgun sequence genome contains the following:
- the LOC101975896 gene encoding short transmembrane mitochondrial protein 1, whose protein sequence is MLQFLLGFTFGNVVGMYLARNYDTPNLAKKLEEIKKDLEAQKKPRSS, encoded by the coding sequence ATGCTTCAGTTCCTGCTTGGATTTACTTTTGGCAACGTGGTTGGAATGTATCTGGCTCGGAACTATGACACACCAAACTTGGCTAAAAAACTTGAAGAGATTAAAAAGGATTTGGAAGCCCAGAAGAAACCCCGTAGTTCCTGA